A genomic segment from Amphiura filiformis chromosome 10, Afil_fr2py, whole genome shotgun sequence encodes:
- the LOC140162799 gene encoding cathepsin B-like — translation MKLFLVCLAALAVVSSAKIQTWQRDMIVKINRLQTSWKAGYNYPLNTTLDHLRGLMGVLPTPEGMKLPLMVHEINKDLPKDFDARKQWPNCKSIQEVRDQGSCGSCWAFGAVEAMTDRYCIHSNGTLNPHISAEDLTSCCTSCGNGCEGGYPMAAWDFWKSEGIVTGGQYNSNEGCQPYEIPACDHHVVGKLKPCGETLPTPKCKKTCEASYKGSYEDDKHKGASAYSVRSDVDQIQTEIMTNGPVEAAFTVYADFPTYKSGVYQHTSGEALGGHAIRILGWGTEDGTPYWLVANSWNPDWGNKGFFKILRGKDECGIESQIVAGMPPKA, via the exons ATGAAATTGTTCTTAGTTTGTCTAGCAGCCTTGGCAGTGGTTAGTTCTGCCAAAATACAAACATGGCAGAGGGACATGATCGTCAAAATTAACAGGCTACAAACATCATGGAAG GCTGGATATAACTACCCATTAAACACCACTCTTGATCATCTGCGTGGGTTGATGGGTGTTCTTCCAACACCAGAAGGCATGAAGCTTCCACTCATGGTTCATGAGATCAACAAAGACCTTCCTAAGGATTTTGATGCCCGCAAACAATGGCCAAACTGCAAGAGTATCCAGGAGGTCAGAGATCAGGGATCCTGTGGATCATGCTGG GCCTTTGGTGCAGTAGAGGCAATGACTGATCGTTATTGCATCCATTCCAATGGAACTCTGAACCCACACATCTCTGCTGAAGATCTGACATCTTGCTGTACATCTTGTGGGAATGG ATGTGAAGGGGGCTACCCAATGGCTGCATGGGATTTCTGGAAAAGTGAAGGCATTGTCACTGGAGGACAATACAACAGCAATGAAGGATGTCAGCCCTATGAGATCCCAGCTTGTGATCACCATGTTGTTGGCAAACTGAAGCCATGTGGTGAAACCCTACCAACACCTAAGTGCAAGAAGACATGTGAAGCTAGTTATAAGGGCTCATATGAAGATGACAAACACAagg GGGCATCTGCGTACTCAGTCCGCTCTGATGTAGATCAGATTCAGACTGAGATCATGACAAATGGACCAGTGGAGGCTGCATTCACCGTCTACGCCGACTTCCCAACCTACAAATCGG GTGTGTACCAGCATACATCAGGCGAAGCCCTTGGAGGTCATGCCATCAGGATCCTTGGCTGGGGTACTGAAGATGGTACACCATACTGGCTTGTTGCCAACTCCTGGAACCCAGACTGGGGTAACAAGGGCTTCTTCAAGATCCTCAGAGGCAAGGACGAATGCGGAATTGAATCGCAGATCGTAGCTGGAATGCCTCCTAAAGCCTAA